From a single Miscanthus floridulus cultivar M001 chromosome 8, ASM1932011v1, whole genome shotgun sequence genomic region:
- the LOC136473360 gene encoding uncharacterized protein encodes MASSPRHLFLLLPLRLLFLLPLLAAAKPVLENGYTVTTFADLNPLPASGPYPYAILPRLRAGDLLLLDSAGSALYTLSLSSPGEPRRLAGGKRGSGFDDGDAAFDHPRSVAVDAADNVYVADQRHGAVRKVAPSGYTTTIAGGLSSGHGRRDGLAQNATFSADFELVYVPKICALLVADRGNRMVRQINLKPEDCAHEKQSGKY; translated from the exons atggcctCCTCTCCCCGccacctcttcctcctccttcccctgcgcctcctcttcctcctcccgctGCTCGCCGCGGCCAAACCCGTCCTCGAGAACGGTTACACGGTCACCACCTTCGCCGACCTGAACCCGCTCCCGGCCTCTGGGCCGTACCCCTACGCGATCCTCCCGCGGCTCCGcgccggcgacctcctcctcctcgactCCGCCGGATCTGCGCTCTacaccctctccctctcctcccccgGCGAGCCGCGCAGGCTAGCGGGGGGCAAGCGGGGCTCCGGGTTCGACGACGGCGACGCCGCCTTCGACCACCCGCGCAGCGTCGCCGTCGATGCCGCCGACAACGTCTACGTCGCCGACCAACGCCACGGCGCCGTCCGCAAGGTCGCGCCCTCCG GTTATACTACTACGATTGCCGGAGGCCTCTCATCAGGGCATGGTCGCAGGGATGGACTGGCACAGAATGCTACTTTCTCGGCAGATTTTGAGCTTGTTTATGTCCCCAAAATTTGTGCCCTGTTAGTAGCTGACAGAGGAAATCGAATGGTTAGACAAATCAATCTAAAGCCAGAAGATTGTGCACATGAAAAACAGTCAGGTAAATACTGA